The Micromonospora sp. NBC_01740 genome includes a window with the following:
- a CDS encoding SGNH/GDSL hydrolase family protein, with protein sequence MTAAATLLVAGAPAMVASAGPADTGASHRRTVWAGSWAAAVTRGNATGLTNTGLNDQSVRMVVHATVGGERFRVRLSNSYGEQAVRVGRATVAKPNTATPDDLSDIDPSTLRTLTFGGATSATMNRGAELVSDPVALPVGDQQDLVLTVHFPTPTGPVTFHGQSRQTNFIGASDLTSAAGGAGFTIRPNCCWFFLSGIDVQRRHSPGSVVVFGDSIADGNGSTVNANKRWPDLLADRLIDARPDVRTPGVLNLSLAGNRLNHEGPEPGAGGFPGYHELGPNALARLDEDVFAQTDARTVITHLGINDVWMSGDSAEQIIASLRQVNQQVKARGLRSLVATLTPYEGHGNPGVWTPEKEATRQAVNAWLRGSSEFDGLLDFDRVLRDPAQPGRLLPAYDSGDHIHPNDAGNQALANAVPLRLLGL encoded by the coding sequence ATCACGGCCGCGGCCACCCTGCTCGTCGCCGGCGCCCCGGCGATGGTGGCCAGCGCCGGTCCGGCGGACACCGGGGCGTCCCACCGGCGCACGGTCTGGGCGGGCAGCTGGGCCGCTGCGGTCACCAGGGGAAACGCGACCGGCCTGACCAACACGGGCCTCAACGACCAGAGCGTACGGATGGTCGTGCACGCCACCGTCGGCGGAGAGCGGTTCCGGGTCCGGCTCAGCAACTCCTACGGCGAGCAGGCCGTCCGGGTCGGCCGCGCCACCGTCGCGAAGCCGAACACCGCGACCCCCGACGACCTGTCCGACATAGATCCCTCGACCTTGCGGACGCTGACCTTCGGCGGCGCCACCTCGGCCACCATGAACCGGGGCGCCGAGCTGGTCAGCGACCCCGTCGCGCTGCCCGTCGGCGACCAGCAGGACCTCGTGCTGACGGTGCACTTCCCGACCCCCACCGGGCCGGTGACCTTCCACGGCCAGTCCCGGCAGACCAACTTCATCGGCGCCAGCGATCTGACCTCCGCCGCCGGCGGGGCCGGGTTCACGATCCGACCGAACTGCTGCTGGTTCTTCCTGTCGGGCATCGACGTGCAGCGCCGGCACAGCCCCGGCTCGGTGGTGGTCTTCGGCGACTCCATCGCCGACGGCAACGGCAGCACCGTCAACGCCAACAAGCGCTGGCCCGACCTGCTCGCCGACCGGCTCATCGACGCCCGCCCGGACGTACGCACCCCGGGGGTGCTCAACCTCAGCCTCGCCGGCAACCGGCTCAACCACGAGGGCCCCGAGCCCGGGGCGGGCGGCTTCCCCGGCTACCACGAACTCGGCCCCAACGCCCTGGCCCGGCTCGACGAGGACGTCTTCGCACAGACCGACGCCCGGACCGTGATCACCCACCTGGGCATCAACGACGTCTGGATGTCGGGCGACTCCGCCGAGCAGATCATCGCCTCGCTGCGGCAGGTCAACCAGCAGGTGAAGGCGCGCGGCCTACGCAGCCTCGTCGCCACGCTCACCCCGTACGAGGGGCACGGCAACCCGGGGGTGTGGACGCCGGAGAAGGAGGCCACCCGGCAGGCGGTGAACGCGTGGCTGCGCGGCAGCAGCGAGTTCGACGGGCTGCTCGACTTCGACCGGGTGCTGCGCGATCCGGCGCAGCCGGGCCGGCTGCTGCCCGCGTACGACTCGGGCGACCACATCCACCCGAACGACGCCGGCAACCAGGCGCTGGCGAACGCCGTACCGCTGCGACTGCTCGGCCTGTGA
- a CDS encoding AMP-binding protein — protein MTDRAERRAGYVHRALELFAGFGDREALIGNGHRLSYAEVAAQVRGLAATLLGHGVRPGQAVLLALGNPVEGPLVQLALHLLGCRTMWVAPVTSRREVDEFVRLARPDAFVFDARDPAGQGPELAAGLSGVPVLCLGPGGAGPDLLAAAERAGAVELPADVPAPESFLQTSGTTGTPKLVHHRESFYAQILALAADFRAAGHRPLRHLSHSPMWLASGQITTLFNLFTGGVLFPRDGWDPARFIGTVDRERINSTFVTPPMLYEVLDHPALDGADFSAMSMFNVGAGPAAPARLRQAIARFGPVLRIVYGLSEAVVVTALPGLTDDPARPQRLRSCGRPYGDVRVDIRAEDGTVLPPGENGEVWVHTGLRFAGYHGQPELTAETLVDGWVRTRDVGHLDADGYLYLVDRLQDRILTRRRSWPIHCRPIEDVLAGHPQVRAAAVIGVPDEAAGELPYAYVVPAPGATVTAGELIDLVTAELSDTWAPGGVEFVDRLPLNRSAKVDKRALRTRYAAGHPSSVEHPEASIGSLA, from the coding sequence ATGACCGACCGAGCGGAACGACGGGCCGGCTACGTGCACCGGGCGCTGGAGCTCTTCGCGGGCTTCGGCGACCGGGAGGCGCTGATCGGAAACGGACACCGGCTCAGCTACGCCGAGGTCGCCGCGCAGGTGCGTGGGCTGGCCGCGACGCTGCTCGGGCACGGCGTACGGCCGGGGCAGGCGGTGCTGCTCGCGCTCGGCAACCCCGTGGAGGGGCCGCTGGTGCAGCTCGCCCTGCACCTGCTGGGCTGCCGGACGATGTGGGTCGCCCCGGTGACGTCCCGCCGGGAGGTCGACGAGTTCGTCCGGCTGGCCCGTCCCGACGCGTTCGTCTTCGACGCCCGGGACCCGGCCGGGCAGGGCCCGGAGCTGGCCGCCGGGCTGTCCGGCGTACCCGTGCTCTGCCTCGGCCCGGGCGGCGCGGGCCCGGACCTCCTCGCCGCGGCGGAGCGCGCCGGGGCGGTCGAGCTGCCGGCCGACGTGCCGGCGCCGGAGTCGTTCCTGCAGACCAGCGGCACCACCGGCACGCCGAAGCTGGTGCACCACCGGGAGAGCTTCTACGCGCAGATCCTCGCCCTGGCCGCCGACTTCCGCGCCGCCGGGCACCGGCCGCTGCGACACCTGTCGCACTCGCCGATGTGGCTCGCCAGCGGCCAGATCACCACGCTGTTCAACCTCTTCACCGGCGGGGTGCTGTTCCCGCGCGACGGCTGGGACCCGGCGCGGTTCATCGGGACCGTCGACCGGGAGCGGATCAACTCGACCTTCGTCACGCCGCCGATGCTCTACGAGGTGCTCGACCACCCGGCCCTCGACGGCGCGGACTTCTCCGCCATGTCCATGTTCAACGTGGGCGCCGGGCCCGCCGCGCCCGCCCGGCTGCGCCAGGCGATCGCGCGCTTCGGCCCGGTGCTGCGGATCGTGTACGGCCTCAGCGAGGCCGTCGTCGTCACCGCCCTGCCGGGGCTGACCGACGACCCGGCGCGCCCGCAGCGGCTGCGCTCCTGCGGGCGCCCCTACGGCGACGTGCGCGTCGATATCCGCGCCGAGGACGGCACGGTGCTGCCGCCCGGTGAGAACGGCGAGGTGTGGGTGCACACCGGCCTGCGCTTCGCCGGCTACCACGGCCAGCCCGAACTGACCGCCGAGACGCTTGTCGACGGCTGGGTCCGCACCCGCGACGTCGGGCACCTCGACGCCGACGGCTACCTCTACCTCGTCGACCGGTTGCAGGACCGGATCCTCACCCGGCGGCGCAGCTGGCCGATCCACTGCCGCCCGATCGAGGACGTCCTGGCGGGACACCCGCAGGTGCGGGCGGCGGCGGTGATCGGCGTACCGGACGAGGCGGCCGGCGAACTGCCGTATGCCTACGTGGTGCCGGCGCCCGGCGCGACGGTGACCGCCGGGGAGCTGATCGACCTGGTGACCGCCGAACTCAGCGACACCTGGGCGCCGGGCGGGGTGGAGTTCGTCGACCGGCTGCCGCTCAACCGCTCGGCCAAGGTGGACAAGCGCGCGCTGCGGACCCGGTACGCCGCGGGCCACCCGTCGTCGGTCGAGCACCCGGAGGCGTCGATCGGCAGCCTGGCGTGA
- a CDS encoding MFS transporter translates to MTPRRELTVLVAADLISNLGSRISVVALPWLVLETTGSPAKMGAVAAAETLPYLLSSALGTPWADRIGLRRTAILADAGSAGLMVAVALTPRLGFGALLALVALVGALRGVGDRVKQAMFRPVAEAAGVRLIRLTSVYDGLGRLVTLLGAGLGGLLVWWFGVTQALLIDAASFAACALLVGLLVRPPAAATGPAAPEGYLRALAGGFRHLGRDRMLLTMLLVISALNMAVNASIAVYIPLWVADVLRGPAGLGLLLGAFSAGALLGNLLFTAYAPRLPRYLTFVVGAALGGAPRLLVLALSEELAVVLAVTFASGIGIAAVNPLLGVAIYERVPAALQTRVIGLAGSLAFAGLPLGALLGGWSATALGLAPALLVMAAFSLVVTLLPLVPGLRPRSTAAPAERAPGVVGRA, encoded by the coding sequence GTGACCCCCCGGCGGGAACTGACCGTCCTGGTCGCCGCCGACCTGATCTCCAACCTGGGCAGCCGGATATCGGTGGTGGCCCTGCCCTGGCTGGTGCTGGAGACCACCGGCAGCCCGGCGAAGATGGGCGCGGTGGCCGCCGCCGAGACGCTGCCCTACCTGCTCTCCAGCGCCCTCGGCACGCCCTGGGCGGACCGGATCGGCCTGCGCCGGACCGCCATCCTGGCCGACGCCGGCAGCGCGGGGCTGATGGTGGCGGTGGCCCTCACCCCGCGGCTCGGCTTCGGCGCGCTGCTCGCGCTGGTCGCCCTGGTGGGCGCGCTGCGCGGCGTCGGCGACCGGGTCAAGCAGGCGATGTTCCGCCCGGTCGCCGAGGCCGCCGGGGTGCGGCTGATCCGGCTGACCTCCGTCTACGACGGGCTGGGCCGGCTGGTCACCCTGCTCGGCGCGGGGCTTGGCGGCCTGCTCGTCTGGTGGTTCGGGGTGACGCAGGCGCTGCTCATCGACGCCGCCAGCTTCGCCGCCTGCGCCCTGCTGGTCGGCCTGCTGGTCCGGCCGCCGGCCGCTGCGACGGGACCGGCGGCGCCGGAGGGCTACCTGCGCGCGCTCGCGGGCGGGTTCCGCCACCTGGGCCGCGACCGGATGCTGCTGACCATGCTGCTGGTGATCTCGGCGCTGAACATGGCGGTCAACGCGAGCATCGCGGTCTACATCCCGCTCTGGGTGGCCGACGTGCTGCGCGGCCCCGCCGGGCTGGGCCTGCTGCTCGGGGCGTTCTCGGCCGGCGCGCTGCTGGGCAACCTGCTGTTCACGGCGTACGCTCCCCGGCTGCCCCGGTACCTGACCTTCGTGGTCGGCGCGGCGCTCGGCGGCGCCCCGCGCCTGCTGGTCCTGGCGCTGAGCGAGGAGCTGGCGGTGGTGCTGGCGGTGACGTTCGCCTCCGGCATCGGCATCGCGGCGGTGAACCCGCTGCTCGGGGTGGCGATCTACGAGCGGGTGCCGGCCGCCTTGCAGACCCGGGTGATCGGGCTGGCCGGGTCGCTGGCGTTCGCGGGCCTGCCGCTGGGCGCGCTGCTGGGCGGCTGGTCGGCCACCGCGCTCGGCCTCGCCCCCGCCCTGCTGGTCATGGCGGCGTTCTCCCTCGTGGTCACCCTGCTGCCGCTGGTGCCCGGCCTGCGGCCACGGTCGACGGCGGCGCCGGCCGAGCGGGCGCCGGGTGTCGTGGGCCGGGCGTAG
- a CDS encoding MFS transporter translates to MRRNATLFIAISLLSGFGSSAMSLVAGIWILDLTGSVSLAALAGLCVYAPVLGGPWLGALLDRAPRRPLVMAVNLALSAVLLSLLAVRGPDQTWLIFLVSCAYGLSYVLIDAGESALLPSALSPTELGNVNGWRSSAQEGMKLVAPLVGAGLYAWRGGHAVVLLSAAAPVLVAVLYAAVRLKRLPPVRPADRPRGVRAGLAVLFAHRALRVTVVLAAVSIAMSGFTTAANYAIVTTGLGLPTTFLGVLLSAQGAGSVVGGLVVGRLLARSSPVTVGVAGTTLFAVSCLVRCLPWWPGTVTASVVAGIGLPWALVAAVTAVQTHTPTAMLGRVSGTANTAMFGPVALAIPLGSAIVHFGERLTLVAAAAICLACVAGAGHRHRTWRQAERASAVPPRRSDRLHAGAPW, encoded by the coding sequence GTGCGCCGCAACGCCACGCTGTTCATCGCGATCTCGCTGCTGTCGGGCTTCGGCAGCAGCGCCATGTCACTGGTCGCCGGGATCTGGATCCTGGACCTCACAGGCTCCGTCAGTCTCGCGGCCCTCGCCGGCCTCTGCGTGTACGCCCCGGTCCTCGGCGGCCCCTGGCTGGGAGCTCTGCTCGACCGGGCGCCGAGGCGACCGCTGGTCATGGCCGTCAACCTCGCGTTGTCCGCCGTACTGCTCAGTCTCCTCGCGGTACGAGGGCCGGACCAGACGTGGCTCATCTTCCTGGTGTCCTGCGCCTACGGCCTCAGCTATGTGCTGATCGACGCGGGCGAGTCGGCGCTGCTGCCCTCCGCGCTGTCGCCCACGGAACTCGGAAACGTCAACGGCTGGCGTTCGAGCGCCCAGGAGGGCATGAAGCTCGTGGCGCCCCTGGTCGGCGCGGGCCTCTACGCGTGGCGCGGGGGCCACGCCGTCGTCCTGCTCAGCGCGGCGGCGCCGGTCCTGGTCGCCGTCCTGTACGCGGCCGTACGGCTGAAGCGGCTGCCACCCGTCCGGCCGGCCGACCGGCCTCGCGGCGTACGCGCGGGACTCGCCGTCCTCTTCGCGCATCGGGCGCTGCGTGTCACCGTCGTGCTCGCCGCCGTGTCGATCGCCATGTCCGGCTTCACCACCGCTGCCAACTACGCGATCGTCACCACCGGGTTGGGCCTACCGACGACGTTCCTCGGCGTGCTGCTCAGCGCGCAGGGGGCCGGGTCCGTCGTCGGCGGCCTCGTCGTCGGCCGGCTCCTCGCGCGGTCGAGCCCGGTCACCGTGGGCGTGGCCGGCACGACGCTCTTCGCCGTGAGTTGCCTGGTGCGCTGCCTGCCCTGGTGGCCCGGCACGGTTACCGCCTCCGTCGTCGCCGGCATCGGCCTGCCCTGGGCCCTCGTCGCCGCGGTGACCGCGGTGCAGACGCACACGCCGACAGCGATGCTCGGCCGGGTGTCCGGCACTGCCAACACCGCGATGTTCGGCCCCGTCGCGCTGGCGATCCCGCTCGGCTCCGCCATCGTCCACTTCGGCGAACGCCTCACGCTCGTCGCAGCCGCCGCGATCTGCCTGGCTTGCGTAGCCGGCGCGGGCCACCGGCACCGGACGTGGCGACAGGCCGAGCGGGCCTCGGCGGTGCCTCCCCGGCGGAGTGACCGCCTCCACGCCGGCGCCCCCTGGTAG
- a CDS encoding SGNH/GDSL hydrolase family protein, which yields MPSTLAEATDPWCLRDGESAALLRDHPWRRFAVLGDSVAEGLCEPVDGYPDVQWADRIAAELRAVRPELAYLNLGLRGLRAHEVRAAQLAPALAFRPDLALVVCGGNDAFTRGYDADAVDAELTAMIEALQAAGADVITVGMFDVSLSPAVPERHRAGLGERMRRLSAHTGALAERHGTLHVRLTDHPLTADPTMYSSDGRHGSARSDAVAAAETVRRLGAHLAP from the coding sequence ATGCCATCGACGTTGGCCGAGGCGACGGATCCGTGGTGCCTGCGCGACGGGGAGAGCGCGGCGCTGCTGCGCGACCACCCGTGGCGGCGCTTCGCGGTGCTGGGCGACAGCGTGGCCGAGGGGCTCTGCGAGCCCGTCGACGGCTATCCCGACGTGCAGTGGGCGGACCGGATCGCCGCCGAGCTGCGCGCCGTCCGGCCGGAGCTGGCGTACCTCAATCTGGGCCTGCGGGGGTTGCGGGCGCACGAGGTGCGCGCCGCCCAGCTCGCCCCGGCGCTGGCGTTCCGCCCCGACCTGGCGCTGGTGGTCTGCGGCGGCAACGACGCCTTCACGCGGGGGTACGACGCCGACGCGGTCGACGCCGAACTGACCGCCATGATCGAGGCGCTACAGGCCGCCGGGGCGGACGTGATCACCGTCGGGATGTTCGACGTCTCGCTCAGCCCCGCCGTGCCCGAGCGGCACCGCGCCGGCCTCGGCGAGCGGATGCGGCGGCTCTCGGCGCACACCGGGGCCCTCGCGGAACGGCACGGCACCCTGCACGTGCGGCTCACCGACCACCCGCTCACCGCCGACCCGACGATGTACAGCAGCGACGGCCGGCACGGCAGCGCCCGCAGCGACGCGGTCGCCGCCGCCGAGACCGTCCGCCGCCTCGGCGCCCACCTCGCGCCCTGA
- a CDS encoding TetR/AcrR family transcriptional regulator, with amino-acid sequence MARTAGRSAAETRRLILDAAARLISRHGTAVPVSDIAEAAGVSKGGLLYHFPNKEELLSGLANHLMGQFRHDVEQAATEEEEGMPGRLTRAYIRVSFAHAGDLTGLRDHIALAAHLMFEPGLDALAQQDAQQWREALLDDGLEPTIVRMVIAAADGSNSAPLWGAILDDADRDHLEADLIALTYRDYVQVGSRKTDI; translated from the coding sequence GTGGCACGGACCGCTGGGCGTAGCGCAGCCGAGACAAGACGGCTCATCCTGGACGCTGCCGCGCGTCTCATCAGCAGGCATGGCACCGCGGTGCCCGTCTCGGACATCGCCGAGGCAGCCGGCGTGTCCAAGGGCGGTCTGCTCTACCACTTCCCGAACAAGGAAGAACTCCTCAGCGGTCTGGCCAACCATCTGATGGGCCAGTTCCGACACGACGTCGAACAGGCCGCGACCGAGGAGGAGGAAGGAATGCCGGGCAGGCTCACGAGGGCGTACATCCGCGTGAGCTTCGCCCACGCCGGCGACCTCACCGGGCTACGTGACCACATCGCCCTCGCCGCGCATCTCATGTTCGAACCCGGCCTGGATGCGCTCGCACAGCAGGACGCGCAACAGTGGCGGGAGGCTCTCCTCGACGACGGCCTCGAACCCACGATCGTCCGCATGGTCATCGCCGCCGCCGACGGCAGCAACAGCGCACCCCTGTGGGGCGCCATCCTCGACGACGCCGACCGCGACCACCTGGAAGCGGACCTGATCGCCCTCACCTACCGCGACTACGTCCAGGTCGGCTCGCGGAAGACCGACATCTGA
- a CDS encoding MFS transporter — translation MSAALSPTRRWASLAVLVGAVSLLAIDATVLYLAVPSLTAELSPTATQVLWIGDIYSLALAGLLVTMGNLADRIGRKRLLLVGAAAFGLASALAAFAPSAEALIAARLLLGVAGATIMPSTLSLIRNIFTDQIERTRAIAIWSAAAASGIALGPLVGGALLEHFWWGSVFLINLPVMLLVLIVGGWLLPESRNPAPGRFDLISSGLSMLTIIPFVYTVKKLTGGTFGVTAAVAIVASVVGGVLFLRRQRRVDSPMIEVDLFRNPAFSGAVLVNFISVFALSGVLFFFSQYLQLARELSPLRAGLAQLPAAVAAMAAVAAVGFLLTRLGRGRAIAVALLTGAVGLAILAALEGSEQLGWVLLAVVPLGLGIGVAETLSVDAVVSAVRPAKAGAAASVAETAYELGVALGIAILGSVITVLYRFHLTLPAGVADGVAIRAEDSLAAADTVLEPGSAALEAAQEAFVSAMQATTLIASAVMVIAAIVAFTLIPNDRDAAPAEH, via the coding sequence ATGAGTGCGGCGTTGAGCCCCACGCGTCGCTGGGCGTCGCTGGCCGTGCTGGTTGGCGCCGTGTCGTTGCTGGCGATCGATGCCACGGTGCTCTACCTGGCGGTGCCGTCGCTGACCGCGGAGTTGTCGCCGACGGCGACGCAGGTGCTGTGGATCGGGGACATCTACTCCCTGGCCCTGGCCGGTCTGCTGGTGACGATGGGGAACCTGGCCGACCGGATCGGGCGGAAGCGGTTGTTGCTCGTCGGTGCGGCCGCTTTCGGACTCGCCTCGGCGCTGGCGGCGTTCGCTCCCTCGGCGGAGGCGTTGATCGCGGCTCGTCTGCTGTTGGGCGTGGCGGGTGCGACGATCATGCCCTCGACGCTGTCGTTGATCCGGAACATCTTCACCGATCAGATCGAGCGGACGCGGGCGATCGCGATCTGGTCGGCCGCGGCGGCGAGTGGCATCGCGCTCGGCCCGCTGGTGGGCGGGGCGCTGCTGGAGCACTTCTGGTGGGGCTCGGTGTTCCTGATCAACCTCCCGGTGATGCTGCTCGTGCTGATCGTCGGCGGATGGCTCCTGCCCGAGTCCCGCAACCCTGCCCCCGGCCGGTTCGACCTGATCTCCAGCGGGTTGTCGATGCTGACGATCATCCCGTTCGTGTACACGGTCAAGAAGCTCACCGGAGGCACGTTCGGCGTCACCGCCGCCGTCGCGATCGTGGCGAGCGTGGTCGGCGGGGTGCTGTTTCTGCGCCGTCAGCGGCGGGTCGACTCGCCGATGATCGAGGTGGACCTGTTCCGCAATCCGGCGTTCAGCGGGGCGGTGCTGGTGAACTTCATCTCCGTGTTCGCCCTCAGCGGCGTCCTGTTCTTCTTCTCCCAGTACCTCCAACTCGCCCGCGAACTCAGTCCCCTGCGGGCGGGACTGGCGCAACTGCCCGCGGCGGTAGCGGCGATGGCTGCGGTCGCGGCCGTCGGGTTCCTTCTCACCAGGCTCGGGCGGGGACGAGCCATCGCCGTCGCCCTGCTGACCGGGGCTGTCGGACTGGCGATCCTGGCCGCGCTGGAAGGCAGTGAGCAACTGGGCTGGGTGCTGCTCGCCGTGGTCCCGCTGGGCCTGGGGATCGGCGTGGCCGAGACCCTCAGCGTCGACGCCGTGGTGTCCGCGGTCCGCCCGGCCAAGGCCGGCGCGGCGGCGTCGGTCGCGGAGACCGCCTACGAGCTCGGCGTCGCCCTCGGCATCGCCATCCTGGGCTCCGTCATCACCGTGCTCTACCGCTTCCACCTCACCCTCCCCGCAGGTGTCGCCGACGGGGTTGCGATCCGGGCCGAGGACTCGTTGGCGGCGGCCGACACGGTCCTGGAGCCCGGCAGCGCGGCGCTGGAGGCCGCGCAGGAGGCGTTCGTGTCCGCCATGCAGGCAACTACCCTGATCGCGAGCGCGGTCATGGTGATCGCCGCGATCGTGGCCTTCACGCTCATCCCGAACGACAGGGACGCTGCGCCAGCGGAGCACTGA
- a CDS encoding ABC transporter permease: MTALAKIVRVEAKLFLRDPVGTFFAIAFPALLILVLGLAMPGTRDPSEELGGRRPVEIYLPITMTLAIATVTMVTLVAVVASYRERGVLRRLSTTPVSPMALLVAQVAVNVAALLVACGLAWLVAATVFDVSPPGNVVGFVLAFTLGSSAMCAVALLVAAVTPSARASSGVGQLIYFPMMFFAGVWTPGPLMPDLVRKIADFTPLGAASQAVQDAWAGSWPTLLHLAVMAAFTVVLGGFAARYFRWE, translated from the coding sequence ATGACCGCCCTTGCCAAGATCGTCCGCGTCGAGGCGAAGCTGTTCCTCCGGGATCCGGTCGGTACGTTCTTCGCCATCGCGTTCCCGGCCCTGCTGATCCTGGTGCTCGGCCTGGCCATGCCGGGGACCCGCGACCCGTCGGAGGAACTGGGCGGCCGGCGTCCCGTGGAGATCTACCTGCCGATCACCATGACGTTGGCCATCGCGACGGTGACGATGGTGACGCTGGTGGCCGTGGTGGCCAGCTACCGCGAGCGGGGCGTCCTGCGCCGGCTGTCGACCACCCCGGTCTCGCCGATGGCGTTGCTCGTCGCGCAGGTGGCCGTGAACGTCGCCGCACTGCTCGTCGCCTGCGGCCTGGCCTGGCTGGTGGCGGCGACCGTCTTCGACGTCTCCCCGCCCGGCAACGTGGTCGGCTTCGTGCTGGCGTTCACGCTCGGGTCGAGCGCGATGTGCGCCGTCGCGCTGCTCGTGGCGGCGGTCACGCCGAGCGCCCGGGCCTCGTCGGGGGTCGGCCAGCTGATCTACTTCCCGATGATGTTCTTCGCCGGGGTGTGGACGCCGGGGCCGCTGATGCCCGACCTGGTGCGGAAGATCGCCGACTTCACCCCGCTGGGCGCCGCGTCCCAGGCCGTGCAGGACGCCTGGGCGGGCTCCTGGCCCACGCTGCTGCACCTGGCCGTGATGGCGGCGTTCACCGTGGTGCTTGGCGGGTTCGCGGCCCGCTACTTCCGCTGGGAGTGA
- a CDS encoding sensor histidine kinase codes for MTRFVLAVPRCVALVVLVAAGFAYGYLLVVAATLVIPYPLVLSGQFRLTALARRLARAWAGADLPEPVRSPPPAPHRRADGWYVHGDTVFRSPRVPAFLLTLDHHAKDPTLGREWAWLMLTPVTGAVPILVPPALIAAGGFLLASPPWPPAWSVPVAAVAVVAAFLLAPGALRAYGLWAGVLLGSGEPPRTAVGRWVTRASAATWRTAGLAGLSLAAFGGLLLNLLTAAVSWGGLLPYTLPATRSVVELYRRHVRRWTGADLPAPYRPYPPPPSPGEDGNYRVGRVLYTDVVAAVQGQRPGWLLGDPATWRDQLWALGSLVLAPLSFVPAVLVGFGFYALFCQPLTWASWAVPIGLSTGYWVTPFYLWFGFEHVGLVGSWLPDWASMPLGLAMALLGLGLAGPLMRLRLAWDRLLLTPTAAAVLASRVAHLATTRADAVDVQAAELRRIERDLHDGAQARLIAVGLGLAAVARLMETDPARARLVLAQAQETSAAALAELRDLVRGIHPPVLAERGLGDAIRAIALDTPLPVDVDVDLPGRLDAPVESAAYFVTCEALTNAARCAAHISVSLSYRDGVLRVVVADDGPGGADPAAGTGLRGVRRRLATFDGTLTLHSPPGGPTVVTMEIPCASSSPKTSTS; via the coding sequence GTGACCCGCTTCGTGCTCGCCGTACCGCGCTGCGTCGCCCTGGTCGTCCTGGTCGCGGCCGGGTTCGCCTACGGGTACCTCCTCGTGGTCGCCGCCACCCTGGTGATCCCCTACCCGCTCGTCCTCTCCGGCCAGTTCCGGCTGACCGCGCTGGCCCGCCGGCTCGCCCGCGCCTGGGCCGGAGCGGACCTCCCCGAGCCCGTACGGTCGCCACCACCCGCACCGCACCGGCGCGCGGACGGCTGGTACGTCCACGGGGACACGGTGTTCAGGTCGCCCCGGGTGCCGGCGTTCCTGCTCACGCTGGACCACCACGCGAAGGACCCGACGCTCGGCCGGGAATGGGCGTGGCTGATGCTCACCCCGGTCACCGGCGCGGTCCCGATCCTGGTGCCACCCGCGCTGATCGCGGCCGGCGGGTTCCTGCTCGCGTCGCCCCCCTGGCCGCCCGCGTGGTCGGTGCCGGTGGCCGCCGTGGCCGTCGTGGCCGCGTTCCTGCTCGCGCCGGGCGCGCTGCGGGCGTACGGGCTGTGGGCCGGCGTGCTGCTGGGGAGCGGCGAGCCGCCGCGGACGGCGGTCGGACGCTGGGTCACCCGGGCGTCGGCCGCGACCTGGCGGACGGCCGGCCTGGCCGGGCTGTCCCTCGCCGCGTTCGGCGGCCTGCTGCTCAACCTGCTCACCGCCGCCGTGTCGTGGGGTGGGCTGCTGCCGTACACCCTGCCGGCCACACGGTCGGTGGTGGAGCTCTACCGACGCCACGTCCGCCGGTGGACGGGCGCCGACCTACCCGCGCCGTACCGGCCGTACCCGCCGCCGCCCAGCCCCGGCGAGGACGGCAACTACCGGGTCGGGCGGGTCCTCTACACCGATGTCGTGGCGGCCGTCCAGGGTCAGCGGCCGGGGTGGCTGCTCGGCGACCCGGCCACCTGGCGGGACCAGCTGTGGGCACTGGGCTCGCTCGTCCTGGCCCCGCTCTCGTTCGTTCCGGCGGTCCTGGTCGGCTTCGGGTTCTACGCCCTGTTCTGCCAGCCGCTGACCTGGGCGAGCTGGGCGGTGCCGATCGGCCTGTCCACCGGCTACTGGGTCACCCCGTTCTACCTGTGGTTCGGCTTCGAGCACGTCGGCCTCGTCGGGTCGTGGTTACCGGACTGGGCGAGCATGCCCCTCGGGCTGGCCATGGCGTTGCTCGGGCTCGGCCTGGCCGGGCCGCTGATGAGGCTGCGACTGGCGTGGGACCGGCTCCTGCTCACCCCCACGGCGGCCGCCGTGCTCGCCTCGCGGGTCGCGCACCTCGCCACCACCCGGGCCGACGCCGTCGACGTGCAGGCGGCCGAGCTGCGCCGCATCGAACGCGACCTGCACGACGGCGCCCAGGCTCGGCTCATCGCCGTCGGGCTCGGCCTGGCCGCCGTCGCGCGGCTCATGGAGACCGACCCGGCGCGGGCGCGGCTGGTGCTGGCGCAGGCGCAGGAGACGTCCGCCGCCGCGCTGGCAGAGCTGCGCGACCTGGTACGCGGCATCCATCCGCCGGTGCTGGCCGAACGCGGACTCGGTGACGCGATCCGGGCGATCGCGCTCGACACCCCGCTGCCGGTGGACGTGGACGTCGACCTGCCCGGCCGGCTCGACGCGCCGGTCGAGTCGGCGGCCTACTTCGTCACCTGCGAGGCCCTCACCAACGCGGCCCGCTGCGCGGCCCACATCTCCGTCTCGCTGTCGTACCGCGACGGGGTGCTCCGGGTGGTGGTGGCCGACGACGGTCCCGGCGGGGCCGACCCGGCCGCGGGGACCGGGCTGCGCGGCGTCCGACGGCGGCTCGCTACATTCGACGGAACCCTGACCCTGCACAGTCCGCCCGGCGGACCCACCGTCGTCACCATGGAGATCCCGTGCGCGTCGTCCTCGCCGAAGACCTCCACATCCTGA